A window from Anaerolineae bacterium encodes these proteins:
- a CDS encoding ABC transporter permease, whose translation MSVMTMTTGNRTRVVSKGRMIGMGVTFVILGLLIFAFFLPGTTVAQKTEFGLNTFTRVEVISLPPLILPTQMAIIAAGLICLGLGAYQLVRGFGRATEVMLGLVVLMFVIAFLTWAARDNAFNLTGILKTTLLLATPIALGGFSGVLSERAGVVNIAIEGMMLSSAFMSTLVGSVTGNLYLGLLGGISIGVLMAALHGLLSVKYKVDQIISGVVINILAVGLTSYLASRFLEKYQELNNPGTFQPIAIPLLSRIPIIGPVLFENNLIVYLLFGLMFAIHFMLFYTRWGLRTRAVGEHPKAADTLGINVFNMRYINVLLSGAVAGVGGAYFTIGSVGRFDEVMTAGKGYIGLAAMIFGKWTPFGAFGASLIFGFADSLQTKLQILNVPIPSEFLLMAPYLATIIAVAGVIGRATPPAADGIPYEK comes from the coding sequence ATGAGTGTTATGACCATGACCACAGGTAACAGAACCAGGGTTGTTTCTAAAGGGCGGATGATAGGCATGGGCGTAACCTTTGTGATTTTGGGCCTCTTGATTTTTGCCTTTTTCTTGCCCGGCACAACCGTTGCCCAAAAAACAGAGTTTGGCTTGAACACCTTTACCAGGGTTGAGGTGATTTCACTGCCGCCGTTGATTTTACCCACGCAAATGGCCATCATTGCCGCCGGGCTGATTTGCCTGGGCTTGGGCGCATACCAACTGGTGCGCGGTTTTGGCCGGGCCACCGAGGTTATGCTGGGCTTGGTGGTGTTGATGTTTGTGATCGCTTTTCTCACCTGGGCCGCGCGAGACAATGCCTTCAACCTGACCGGCATTCTCAAAACCACCTTGCTGCTGGCCACGCCCATTGCTTTGGGCGGGTTTAGCGGCGTATTGTCTGAGCGAGCCGGGGTGGTGAATATTGCCATTGAAGGCATGATGCTCTCTTCGGCGTTCATGTCTACCCTGGTGGGCAGTGTCACCGGCAATTTGTATCTTGGTTTGTTGGGGGGAATATCCATTGGCGTGTTAATGGCCGCCCTGCACGGCCTGCTTTCGGTTAAATACAAGGTTGATCAAATTATCAGCGGGGTGGTGATCAATATCCTGGCCGTGGGTTTAACCAGTTACCTGGCCAGCCGCTTTTTAGAAAAGTACCAGGAGTTGAACAACCCCGGCACCTTCCAGCCGATTGCTATCCCGCTGTTATCCCGAATACCCATCATTGGCCCGGTTTTGTTTGAAAACAACCTGATTGTTTACCTGTTGTTTGGGTTAATGTTTGCCATTCACTTTATGCTGTTTTATACCCGGTGGGGCTTGCGCACCCGGGCCGTGGGCGAGCATCCCAAAGCCGCCGACACGCTGGGCATTAACGTATTTAATATGCGCTATATTAATGTGCTCCTGAGCGGGGCGGTGGCCGGGGTGGGCGGCGCGTACTTTACCATTGGTTCGGTGGGGCGTTTTGACGAAGTGATGACCGCGGGTAAGGGTTACATTGGTTTGGCCGCCATGATTTTTGGCAAGTGGACGCCCTTTGGCGCGTTTGGCGCGTCGCTGATTTTTGGCTTTGCCGACTCCTTGCAAACCAAGCTGCAAATTTTGAATGTGCCTATCCCCTCTGAATTTTTGTTGATGGCCCCCTATCTGGCCACCATTATTGCCGTGGCCGGCGTGATTGGCCGGGCCACTCCTCCGGCCGCAGACGGCATCCCCTACGAGAAATAG